In Aeromicrobium marinum DSM 15272, one genomic interval encodes:
- the nuoN gene encoding NADH-quinone oxidoreductase subunit NuoN, giving the protein MNDDLPQIPIPDIDWTAISPILIVAGVALVGVLVEAFCPRAPRFVVQTVLAAAGTVAAGVAAIWVYTDLEELAGPVAGLGGPTGDDAIAVDGPGVITWIMLTLFALLSIGLFADRRLEAGVSAFTGRAADAPGSAGEAEANRLKVEHTEVYPLAMFALFGMMIFATSNDLLTMFIALEVLSLPLYLLCGLARRRRLLSQEAALKYFLLGAFSSVFFLYGAALAYGYAGTFSLAGIDQAVTSRGSAEPLLLAAIALMAVGLLFKIGAVPFHAWTPDVYQGAPTPVTAFMAAGTKAAAFIALMRVLFVAFGGASWDWRPSIWVVAAITMIFGSLVAIAQTDVKRMLAYSSVAHAGFLLVGVSGGFVSGDGERLDSLSSVLFYLVAYGLASIGAFAVVMLVRDAGGEATHLSRWAGLGKESPFLAGSFAIFMLSFAGIPLTAGFVGKLSVFTAAFSGGFWPLVVVGVLTSAVAAYFYVRVIVLMFFTEAASDGPTVAVGGTMTTVVIVIAAVGTVALGILPGPLLELVQNAGAFVR; this is encoded by the coding sequence ATGAACGACGACCTCCCCCAGATCCCGATCCCGGACATCGACTGGACGGCCATCTCGCCGATCCTCATCGTCGCGGGCGTCGCCCTCGTCGGCGTGCTGGTCGAGGCGTTCTGCCCCCGGGCACCCCGGTTCGTGGTGCAGACCGTCCTCGCGGCGGCCGGGACCGTGGCGGCCGGCGTCGCAGCGATCTGGGTCTACACCGACCTCGAGGAGCTGGCCGGCCCCGTCGCCGGTCTGGGTGGTCCCACGGGCGACGACGCCATCGCGGTCGACGGCCCGGGCGTGATCACCTGGATCATGCTGACGCTGTTCGCGCTGCTGAGCATCGGACTGTTCGCCGACCGGCGGCTGGAGGCCGGCGTCAGCGCCTTCACCGGCCGGGCCGCGGACGCCCCCGGGTCGGCCGGCGAGGCCGAGGCCAACCGCCTGAAGGTCGAGCACACCGAGGTCTACCCCCTCGCGATGTTCGCGCTGTTCGGCATGATGATCTTCGCCACCAGCAACGACCTGCTGACGATGTTCATCGCCCTCGAGGTGCTCAGCCTCCCGCTCTACCTGCTGTGCGGTCTGGCCCGACGCCGTCGCCTGCTCAGCCAGGAGGCCGCGCTCAAGTACTTCCTCCTCGGCGCGTTCAGCTCGGTGTTCTTCCTCTACGGCGCCGCGCTCGCGTACGGCTACGCCGGCACCTTCTCGCTGGCCGGCATCGACCAGGCCGTCACGTCGCGCGGTAGCGCCGAGCCGCTGCTGCTCGCGGCGATCGCCCTGATGGCGGTGGGGCTGCTGTTCAAGATCGGCGCCGTGCCGTTCCACGCGTGGACCCCCGACGTCTACCAGGGCGCGCCGACCCCGGTCACCGCGTTCATGGCGGCCGGCACCAAGGCGGCCGCGTTCATCGCCCTCATGCGCGTGCTGTTCGTCGCCTTCGGCGGGGCGTCGTGGGACTGGCGTCCGTCGATCTGGGTGGTCGCCGCGATCACGATGATCTTCGGTTCGCTCGTGGCGATCGCCCAGACCGACGTCAAGCGCATGCTGGCGTACTCGTCGGTCGCCCACGCCGGGTTCCTCCTGGTCGGCGTCAGCGGCGGGTTCGTCTCCGGCGACGGTGAACGGCTCGACTCGCTGTCCAGCGTGCTGTTCTACCTCGTGGCCTACGGTCTGGCCTCGATCGGCGCGTTCGCCGTGGTGATGCTCGTGCGCGACGCCGGCGGCGAGGCCACCCACCTCTCGCGGTGGGCCGGGTTGGGCAAGGAGTCGCCGTTCCTGGCCGGGTCTTTCGCGATCTTCATGCTGTCGTTCGCCGGGATCCCCCTGACCGCCGGGTTCGTCGGCAAGCTCAGCGTGTTCACGGCAGCCTTCTCCGGCGGGTTCTGGCCCCTGGTGGTCGTCGGCGTCCTCACGAGCGCCGTCGCGGCGTACTTCTACGTGCGGGTGATCGTGCTGATGTTCTTCACCGAGGCTGCTTCCGACGGGCCGACCGTCGCCGTCGGCGGCACCATGACTACCGTGGTCATCGTGATCGCGGCCGTGGGCACCGTTGCCCTCGGCATCCTGCCGGGCCCCCTGCTCGAGCTGGTGCAGAACGCCGGCGCCTTCGTGCGCTGA
- a CDS encoding NADH-quinone oxidoreductase subunit J — protein sequence MTTFWILAPIMVLAALGLVFSRKAVHAALWLAVVMISLAVLYAVQGAPFLFAVQIIVYTGAIMMLFLFVVMLVGVESDLSLTETIKGQRAGAIVVGLLFGVLLVIGVGQVSVGPVTGLDEANANGNVYGLAALMFGPFVLAFQFTAALLVTAVLGAMVLAHRERLTPRLTQADLAARRMRDYAETGRHPGNAPTPGVFARHNAVDSPALLPDGSPVPDSVSPSLTARGQVLPVDASDVEETTRRLGPETDGEDDK from the coding sequence ATGACGACCTTCTGGATCCTCGCGCCGATCATGGTGCTGGCCGCTCTCGGCCTGGTGTTCTCCCGCAAGGCCGTCCACGCGGCCCTGTGGCTCGCCGTCGTGATGATCAGCCTCGCGGTCCTCTACGCCGTGCAGGGCGCCCCGTTCCTGTTCGCGGTGCAGATTATCGTGTACACCGGCGCGATCATGATGCTGTTCCTCTTCGTGGTGATGCTCGTCGGTGTCGAGTCCGACCTGTCGCTCACCGAGACCATCAAGGGTCAGCGCGCCGGGGCGATCGTCGTCGGCCTGCTGTTCGGGGTGCTGCTGGTCATCGGCGTCGGGCAGGTGTCGGTCGGTCCGGTCACCGGGCTCGACGAGGCCAACGCCAACGGCAACGTCTACGGGCTCGCGGCGCTGATGTTCGGCCCGTTCGTGCTGGCCTTCCAGTTCACGGCGGCCCTGCTGGTCACCGCGGTGCTCGGGGCCATGGTCCTGGCGCACCGGGAGCGACTGACCCCCCGCCTCACCCAGGCCGACCTCGCCGCCCGGCGCATGCGCGACTACGCCGAGACCGGCCGGCACCCGGGCAACGCCCCCACCCCGGGCGTGTTCGCCCGCCACAACGCGGTCGACTCCCCGGCGCTGCTGCCCGACGGGTCCCCGGTCCCGGACTCGGTCTCGCCGAGCCTCACCGCGCGCGGTCAGGTGCTGCCCGTCGACGCGAGCGACGTCGAGGAGACCACCCGCCGACTCGGGCCCGAGACCGACGGCGAGGACGACAAGTGA
- the nuoL gene encoding NADH-quinone oxidoreductase subunit L — protein MFDYVWLLVAIPLAGAALLLTWGKESDRFGHLIGTVASAASFGWGVVLFVGLLGRDGDDRSITDSLFTWFSSGTFTVEMSLVYDPLSALFVLLITGVGTLIHVYSIGYMAHDERRRRFFAFLNLFIAAMLTLVLAGDYLVLFLGWEGVGLASYLLIGFWQHKPSAAAAAKKAFVLNRVGDLGLALAIMLMFAQFGTTSIALVNGAIDGASPTIATALGLLLLLGACGKSAQVPLQAWLLDAMEGPTPVSALIHAATMVTAGVYLVVRSNGIYDASDAARTAVIIVGLVTLLVGAYIGCAKDDIKKALAGSTMSQIGYMMLAAGLGPYGYAFAIFHLITHGFFKANMFLGAGSVMHGMDDDVNMRHYGGLRKAMPVTFATFGLGYLAIIGFPGFSGFFSKDLIIESAFGEHWFYGLAALIGAGVTAFYMTRLMLMTFFGESRWKDDVHPHESPGVMTLPLVVLAAASVLGGVLILGEWIPEWLEPVVGPTLHHELPVAPIVITIVITAVVAVGVLLAWLTYGKREIAGETPADADVTLFTRAGRADLYGDTINDRLAVRPVRHLTRVLVWFDGKGVDGFVTGLADRLGEVSQALRAPQNGFVRSYALAILLGALLLSAAFLAVAVA, from the coding sequence GTGTTCGACTACGTGTGGCTCCTCGTGGCCATCCCGCTGGCCGGCGCCGCCCTGCTCCTGACCTGGGGCAAGGAGAGCGACCGGTTCGGCCACCTCATCGGCACCGTCGCCTCCGCGGCCTCCTTCGGGTGGGGCGTCGTGCTGTTCGTCGGCCTGCTCGGCCGCGACGGCGATGACCGCAGCATCACCGACTCGCTGTTCACCTGGTTCTCGTCCGGGACGTTCACGGTCGAGATGTCGCTGGTGTACGACCCGCTGTCGGCGCTGTTCGTGCTGCTCATCACCGGCGTCGGCACGCTGATCCACGTCTACTCGATCGGCTACATGGCGCACGACGAACGCCGCCGCCGGTTCTTCGCCTTCCTCAACCTGTTCATCGCCGCGATGCTCACGCTGGTGCTCGCCGGCGACTACCTCGTGCTGTTCCTCGGCTGGGAGGGCGTCGGTCTGGCGTCCTACCTGCTGATCGGCTTCTGGCAGCACAAGCCGTCGGCGGCCGCCGCGGCCAAGAAGGCCTTCGTGCTCAACCGGGTCGGCGACCTCGGTCTGGCGCTCGCGATCATGCTGATGTTCGCGCAGTTCGGCACCACCTCGATCGCCCTGGTCAACGGCGCGATCGACGGTGCCTCGCCGACGATCGCCACGGCACTGGGCCTGCTGCTGCTGCTGGGAGCGTGCGGCAAGTCCGCCCAGGTGCCGCTGCAGGCCTGGCTGCTGGACGCCATGGAGGGCCCGACCCCCGTGTCGGCCCTCATCCACGCGGCCACCATGGTCACCGCGGGCGTGTACCTCGTGGTGCGCAGCAACGGCATCTACGACGCCTCCGACGCCGCCCGCACCGCCGTGATCATCGTGGGTCTGGTCACCCTCCTGGTCGGCGCCTACATCGGCTGCGCCAAGGACGACATCAAGAAGGCGCTCGCCGGGTCGACGATGAGCCAGATCGGCTACATGATGCTCGCGGCCGGCCTCGGGCCCTACGGGTACGCCTTCGCGATCTTCCACCTCATCACCCACGGCTTCTTCAAGGCCAACATGTTCCTCGGTGCCGGCTCGGTCATGCACGGCATGGACGACGACGTGAACATGCGGCACTACGGCGGGCTGCGCAAGGCCATGCCGGTCACCTTCGCGACGTTCGGGCTCGGGTACCTGGCGATCATCGGGTTCCCCGGCTTCTCGGGGTTCTTCTCCAAGGACCTCATCATCGAGTCGGCGTTCGGCGAGCACTGGTTCTACGGCCTCGCCGCCCTCATCGGTGCCGGCGTGACGGCGTTCTACATGACGCGCCTGATGCTCATGACCTTCTTCGGGGAGTCCCGCTGGAAGGACGACGTGCACCCGCACGAGTCGCCCGGGGTCATGACGCTGCCGCTCGTGGTGCTCGCCGCCGCCTCGGTCCTCGGCGGCGTGCTGATCCTCGGGGAGTGGATCCCCGAGTGGCTCGAGCCGGTCGTGGGACCGACCCTGCACCACGAGCTGCCGGTCGCCCCGATCGTCATCACCATCGTGATCACGGCGGTCGTCGCGGTCGGTGTGCTGCTGGCCTGGCTCACCTACGGCAAGCGTGAGATCGCCGGTGAGACCCCCGCTGACGCCGACGTCACCCTGTTCACCCGCGCCGGGCGCGCCGACCTGTACGGAGACACCATCAACGATCGCCTGGCCGTGCGTCCCGTGCGGCACCTGACCCGCGTCCTCGTCTGGTTCGACGGCAAGGGCGTCGACGGGTTCGTCACCGGGCTCGCCGATCGTCTCGGTGAGGTGTCGCAGGCCCTGCGGGCGCCCCAGAACGGCTTCGTCCGCAGCTACGCCCTGGCGATCCTGCTGGGCGCGCTGCTGCTCAGCGCGGCCTTCCTCGCGGTGGCGGTCGCATGA
- the nuoK gene encoding NADH-quinone oxidoreductase subunit NuoK, protein MNEYLSLSLILFTIGAVGVLVRRNAIVVFMCIELMLNATNLAFVSFSRQHGNLDGQLAAFFVMVVAAAEVVVGLAIIVSIYRARRTASVDEAHLLKL, encoded by the coding sequence GTGAACGAGTACCTGTCGCTGTCCCTGATCCTGTTCACGATCGGTGCGGTCGGCGTGCTGGTGCGCCGCAACGCGATCGTCGTGTTCATGTGCATCGAGCTGATGCTCAACGCGACCAACCTGGCGTTCGTGAGCTTCTCGCGCCAGCACGGCAACCTCGACGGCCAGCTCGCGGCGTTCTTCGTCATGGTCGTCGCGGCGGCCGAGGTCGTCGTCGGTCTCGCGATCATCGTGTCCATCTATCGCGCCCGTCGGACCGCTTCGGTCGACGAGGCCCACCTGCTGAAGCTCTAG
- the rarD gene encoding EamA family transporter RarD: MTDDRGEGRNGGVAFGTGAYLCWGFFPLYWPLLDPATPLEALAHRVVWSLVFVAGLLTLTHRWGRLRQIARDRRAVALLAVASVVIAVNWGAFIYGVTTDRVIETSLGYFINPLVTVLLGVLVLGENLRRWQWTAVGLGTVAVVVLTVDYGHVPVIALTVAGSFAVYGFVKKKVALGTVEGLGLETMILAPIALSYLAWLQVSGGLAFGHEGTGNALLLAGTGVITAIPLLLFGAAATRLSLSTIGLLQYLGPVLQFILGLVVFGEAMTPARWAGFVLVWLALVVFTTDALANRRRVLRQSAESLAL, translated from the coding sequence GTGACGGACGATCGCGGCGAGGGCCGCAACGGCGGGGTGGCCTTCGGCACCGGCGCCTACCTGTGCTGGGGCTTCTTCCCCCTCTACTGGCCGCTGCTGGACCCGGCCACCCCCCTCGAGGCCCTCGCGCACCGCGTGGTGTGGTCACTGGTGTTCGTCGCGGGACTCCTGACGTTGACCCACCGGTGGGGACGCCTGCGACAGATCGCCCGTGACCGGCGGGCCGTGGCCCTGCTGGCCGTGGCGTCCGTCGTGATCGCCGTCAACTGGGGTGCGTTCATCTACGGCGTCACGACCGACCGCGTCATCGAGACGTCGCTCGGGTACTTCATCAACCCGCTCGTCACGGTGCTGCTCGGCGTGCTGGTGCTGGGCGAGAACCTCAGGCGGTGGCAGTGGACCGCCGTGGGTCTCGGCACGGTGGCCGTCGTGGTGCTGACCGTCGACTACGGCCACGTGCCGGTCATCGCCCTCACGGTCGCAGGTTCCTTCGCCGTCTACGGGTTCGTGAAGAAGAAGGTCGCGCTCGGCACCGTCGAGGGGCTCGGACTCGAGACCATGATCCTCGCGCCGATCGCCCTGTCGTACCTGGCGTGGCTGCAGGTGTCCGGTGGGCTGGCCTTCGGGCACGAGGGGACCGGGAACGCCCTGCTGCTCGCCGGCACCGGAGTGATCACCGCGATCCCGCTGCTGCTGTTCGGGGCGGCGGCCACCCGGCTGTCGCTGTCGACGATCGGCCTGCTGCAGTACCTGGGCCCCGTCCTGCAGTTCATCCTCGGTCTGGTGGTGTTCGGCGAGGCGATGACGCCGGCGCGCTGGGCCGGGTTCGTCCTGGTGTGGCTGGCGCTGGTCGTCTTCACGACGGACGCTTTGGCGAACCGCCGACGCGTCCTGCGCCAGTCGGCCGAGTCCCTCGCCCTCTGA
- a CDS encoding SDR family NAD(P)-dependent oxidoreductase codes for MTTPRTAVVTGASSGIGDATARQLAADGFHVVCTARRIDRLTVLADEIGGTAVACDVTSAADVAALARAVGPTLDLLVNNAGGALGVDPVATSDVENWRRMYEINVVGTVQVTQALLPALEASGAGTVINIGSTAGHWPYEGGGGYVAAKHAVAALTETLRLELNGRPVRVTEIAPGMVRTEEFSLNRLGDEGRAAAVYAGVEEPLLAGDIADVVAWVAGCPQHVNVDLLVVRPLAQASNTKVHRTS; via the coding sequence ATGACCACCCCACGCACCGCCGTCGTCACCGGGGCCAGCAGCGGCATCGGTGACGCCACGGCCCGGCAGCTCGCCGCCGACGGCTTCCACGTCGTCTGCACGGCCCGCCGGATCGACCGCCTCACCGTGCTCGCCGACGAGATCGGCGGCACGGCGGTGGCCTGCGACGTCACCTCCGCGGCCGACGTCGCCGCCCTCGCGCGGGCGGTCGGACCCACGCTCGACCTGCTGGTCAACAACGCCGGCGGCGCCCTCGGGGTCGACCCGGTCGCGACGAGCGACGTCGAGAACTGGCGTCGCATGTACGAGATCAACGTGGTCGGCACCGTGCAGGTGACCCAGGCGCTGCTGCCCGCCCTCGAGGCGAGCGGCGCGGGCACCGTCATCAACATCGGCTCCACGGCGGGCCACTGGCCCTACGAGGGCGGGGGCGGCTACGTCGCGGCCAAGCACGCCGTGGCCGCCCTCACCGAGACGTTGCGTCTGGAGCTGAACGGTCGCCCCGTCCGGGTCACCGAGATCGCTCCGGGCATGGTCCGTACCGAGGAGTTCAGCCTCAACCGGCTGGGCGACGAGGGCCGTGCCGCGGCGGTCTACGCCGGGGTCGAGGAGCCGCTGCTGGCCGGCGACATCGCGGACGTGGTCGCCTGGGTCGCCGGCTGTCCCCAGCACGTCAACGTCGACCTGCTGGTGGTGCGTCCGCTCGCGCAGGCGAGCAACACCAAGGTGCACCGCACCTCCTGA
- the nuoI gene encoding NADH-quinone oxidoreductase subunit NuoI, which translates to MSSASESKESMWDPVAGFGVTFRTMFKKVVTEQYPFEKLPTAPRFHGRHQLNRWPDGLEKCIGCELCAWACPADAIYVEGASNDDSDGGDGRYSPGERYGRVYQINYLRCILCGLCIEACPTRALTMTNEYELADDNRADLIYTKSDLLAPLLPGMVQPPHEQMISDDHQDYYRGKLLPITPVDGDA; encoded by the coding sequence ATGAGCTCCGCCAGTGAGTCCAAGGAGTCGATGTGGGACCCGGTCGCCGGTTTCGGCGTCACGTTCCGCACGATGTTCAAGAAGGTCGTCACCGAGCAGTACCCGTTCGAGAAGCTGCCGACCGCCCCGCGGTTCCACGGCCGGCACCAGCTGAACCGCTGGCCCGACGGGCTGGAGAAGTGCATCGGCTGCGAGCTGTGCGCGTGGGCCTGCCCGGCCGACGCCATCTACGTCGAGGGGGCGTCCAACGACGACTCCGACGGCGGTGACGGTCGGTACAGCCCCGGTGAGCGGTACGGCCGGGTCTACCAGATCAACTACCTGCGCTGCATCCTGTGCGGGCTGTGCATCGAGGCCTGCCCCACCCGCGCCCTCACGATGACCAATGAGTACGAGCTGGCCGACGACAACCGGGCCGACCTCATCTACACCAAGTCCGACCTGCTGGCGCCGCTGCTGCCCGGCATGGTGCAGCCCCCGCACGAGCAGATGATCAGCGACGACCACCAGGACTACTACCGCGGCAAGCTCTTGCCGATCACGCCGGTGGACGGTGACGCATGA
- the nuoH gene encoding NADH-quinone oxidoreductase subunit NuoH encodes MSELFGNEPFWVVALKAVLIFVVLVLYTLFNIWFERRVVARMQHRVGPNVHGPFGLLQSLADGVKLALKEDLVVTAAHKTVYILAPILAVVPAFLAWAVIPFGPEVTIPFTDTVTPLQLTDLPVAVLYILAVTSIGVYGIVLAGWSSGSTYALLGGLRSSAQVISYEVAMGLSFVTVFLYAGTMSTSEIVAAQTDLWYFIPLFPSFVIYVISMVGETNRAPFDLPEAEGELVGGFHTEYSSLKFALFFLAEYINMVTVSALATTLFLGGWRAPFGIAQVWEGANEGFWPVLWFLGKTLGFIFFFIWLRGTLPRMRYDQFMALGWRWLIPISLVWIVAVVFIRKLQNEDMLDQQTLFWIAGIASLVIIATLFLPERKRPEPEPVDTGEPDAFAGGYPVPPMPAQRDAATPSTSPEPRGGAER; translated from the coding sequence ATGAGCGAGCTGTTCGGCAACGAGCCGTTCTGGGTGGTCGCCCTCAAGGCGGTCCTGATCTTCGTCGTGCTGGTGCTCTACACGTTGTTCAACATCTGGTTCGAGCGGCGGGTCGTCGCCCGCATGCAGCACCGCGTCGGCCCCAACGTGCACGGTCCGTTCGGGCTGCTGCAGAGTCTCGCCGACGGCGTCAAGCTGGCGCTCAAGGAGGACCTGGTCGTCACGGCGGCGCACAAGACGGTCTACATCCTGGCGCCGATCCTCGCGGTCGTGCCCGCCTTCCTGGCGTGGGCCGTCATCCCGTTCGGGCCCGAGGTCACCATCCCGTTCACCGACACGGTCACCCCGTTGCAGCTCACCGACCTGCCGGTGGCGGTGCTGTACATCCTGGCCGTCACCTCGATCGGCGTGTACGGCATCGTGCTGGCGGGCTGGTCGTCCGGCTCCACCTACGCGCTGCTGGGCGGACTGCGGTCGAGCGCCCAGGTCATCTCCTACGAGGTGGCGATGGGCCTCAGCTTCGTGACGGTGTTCCTGTACGCCGGCACCATGTCGACGTCGGAGATCGTGGCCGCCCAGACCGACCTCTGGTACTTCATCCCCTTGTTCCCCTCGTTCGTCATCTACGTGATCTCGATGGTGGGCGAGACCAACCGCGCACCGTTCGACCTGCCCGAGGCGGAGGGCGAGCTGGTCGGCGGGTTCCACACCGAGTACTCGTCGCTGAAGTTCGCCCTGTTCTTCCTCGCGGAGTACATCAACATGGTCACCGTCTCCGCCCTGGCGACCACGCTGTTCCTCGGCGGGTGGCGGGCGCCGTTCGGCATCGCCCAGGTGTGGGAGGGCGCGAATGAGGGCTTCTGGCCGGTGCTGTGGTTCCTCGGCAAGACGCTGGGCTTCATCTTCTTCTTCATCTGGCTGCGGGGCACGCTCCCGCGGATGCGGTACGACCAGTTCATGGCGCTGGGCTGGCGCTGGCTGATCCCGATCTCCCTGGTCTGGATCGTCGCGGTCGTGTTCATCCGCAAGCTGCAGAACGAGGACATGCTCGACCAGCAGACGCTGTTCTGGATCGCCGGCATCGCCTCGCTCGTCATCATCGCGACCCTGTTCCTGCCCGAGCGCAAGCGGCCCGAGCCCGAGCCGGTCGACACCGGCGAGCCCGACGCGTTCGCCGGCGGCTACCCCGTGCCGCCCATGCCGGCGCAACGGGACGCCGCCACCCCCTCCACCTCCCCTGAACCGAGAGGAGGAGCCGAACGATGA
- a CDS encoding polyprenyl synthetase family protein, which produces MSGLGVSFDDPVLEARILAGVDEVERQLAAAVDSPEAFVAEAAAHLLNAGGKRFRPLVVALCAEFGDPAAPGVVPSAVVVELTHLATLYHDDVMDEADKRRGALSANARWDNTLAILVGDYLFAQASDIVSTLGPEAVRIQARTFSRLVRGQIRETIGPGDGDPLQHYLGVVADKTGSLIATSARFGAMMSAAPVEVEHALTEFGERIGAAFQLRDDIIDVASETGESGKTPGTDLREGVPTLPVLLVQQMSAGSTDPAEVRLLDLLGRPLTDDAEHAEALEALRRHPAMDEARSYVQSEADAARRLLEKLPDVPARAALAALCDTVATRLG; this is translated from the coding sequence GTGTCCGGTCTGGGTGTCTCGTTCGATGATCCGGTGCTCGAGGCGCGCATCCTGGCCGGGGTCGACGAGGTCGAGCGTCAGCTCGCCGCCGCCGTCGACAGCCCGGAGGCCTTCGTCGCCGAGGCCGCCGCGCACCTGCTGAACGCCGGAGGCAAGCGGTTCCGGCCGCTGGTCGTGGCGCTGTGTGCCGAGTTCGGCGACCCGGCCGCCCCGGGGGTCGTGCCGTCGGCGGTGGTGGTGGAGCTGACCCACCTCGCCACCCTGTACCACGACGACGTCATGGACGAGGCCGACAAGCGGCGTGGTGCCCTGAGCGCCAATGCTCGGTGGGACAACACCCTCGCGATCCTGGTGGGCGACTACCTGTTCGCCCAGGCCTCCGACATCGTCTCGACGCTCGGGCCCGAGGCGGTGCGCATCCAGGCCCGCACGTTCTCGCGGCTGGTGCGGGGTCAGATCCGCGAGACCATCGGCCCCGGCGACGGTGACCCGTTGCAGCACTACCTGGGCGTGGTGGCCGACAAGACCGGCTCGTTGATCGCCACCTCGGCGCGTTTCGGCGCGATGATGTCGGCCGCGCCGGTCGAGGTCGAGCACGCGTTGACCGAGTTCGGTGAGCGGATCGGTGCCGCGTTCCAGCTGCGCGACGACATCATCGACGTCGCCAGCGAGACGGGGGAGTCGGGCAAGACGCCCGGCACCGACCTCCGCGAGGGGGTGCCGACCCTGCCGGTGCTGCTGGTGCAGCAGATGTCGGCGGGCTCCACCGATCCGGCCGAGGTGCGGCTGCTGGACCTGTTGGGCCGGCCGCTGACCGACGACGCCGAGCACGCCGAGGCCCTCGAGGCCCTGCGGCGCCATCCGGCGATGGACGAGGCGCGCTCCTACGTGCAGAGCGAGGCCGACGCGGCCCGCCGGTTGCTGGAGAAGCTGCCCGACGTCCCCGCACGCGCCGCCCTCGCAGCCCTCTGCGACACCGTCGCCACCCGCCTCGGCTGA
- a CDS encoding NADH-quinone oxidoreductase subunit M, whose amino-acid sequence MMLSLLIATPILGALLVTAMPRGTEAAQRNAKYTAFAVTLVTLGLSLAVLARYDTDAGGYQLTEQHEWIGPLGAFYSVGLNGIGLTLVLLTTVLVPIVVLASFGDKLPTRRSANSYFAWMLVLEGLALGVFMATDVFLFYVLFEATLVPIYFLIGSYGGPQRSYAAVKFLIYNLVGGLLMLAAIVGLYVVSSRAGEASFLLSDLQNLEIDGTTERLLFVGFFIAFAIKAPLWPFHTWLPDAAASATPGTSVLMVSVIDKVGTFGMIRWCLEIFPGASEWASPVVLVLAVISIVYGALLAVGQDDIRRLVAYTSVSHFGFIILGIFVFTTTSTAGSVLYMFNHGLSTAALFLVTGIMVARRGSASIADFGGVQKIAPVMSGVLLIAGLSSLSLPGLAPFVSEFMVLVGTFTRSIPLAVVATLGMVLAALYILIMYQRTMTGPLAAGAEGVTDLTTREVAALTPTLVLIIGLGFFPQPVLDVINPAARDVVTTVGVGDPPPETGIPLGSDEGGNE is encoded by the coding sequence ATGATGCTGTCGCTGCTCATCGCCACCCCGATCCTGGGTGCCCTGCTGGTCACGGCCATGCCGCGCGGCACCGAGGCCGCCCAGCGCAACGCCAAGTACACGGCGTTCGCCGTCACGCTCGTCACGCTGGGCCTGTCCCTCGCCGTGCTCGCGCGCTACGACACCGACGCCGGCGGCTACCAGCTGACCGAGCAGCACGAGTGGATCGGCCCGTTGGGTGCCTTCTACTCCGTCGGGCTCAACGGCATCGGCCTGACGCTCGTGCTGCTCACGACGGTGCTGGTGCCGATCGTCGTGCTGGCATCGTTCGGCGACAAGCTGCCCACCCGTCGCAGTGCCAACTCGTACTTCGCCTGGATGCTGGTGCTCGAGGGTCTGGCGCTCGGCGTGTTCATGGCCACCGACGTGTTCTTGTTCTACGTCCTGTTCGAGGCCACCCTCGTGCCGATCTACTTCCTGATCGGCAGCTACGGCGGGCCCCAGCGCAGCTATGCGGCGGTCAAGTTCCTCATCTACAACCTGGTCGGCGGCCTGCTGATGCTCGCCGCGATCGTCGGCCTGTACGTCGTGTCCTCGCGCGCCGGTGAGGCCAGCTTCCTGCTCAGCGACCTGCAGAACCTGGAGATCGACGGCACCACCGAGCGGCTGCTGTTCGTCGGCTTCTTCATCGCGTTCGCGATCAAGGCGCCGCTGTGGCCCTTCCACACGTGGCTGCCCGACGCGGCGGCCTCGGCGACCCCCGGCACCTCGGTGCTGATGGTCAGTGTCATCGACAAGGTCGGCACGTTCGGCATGATCCGCTGGTGCCTGGAGATCTTCCCCGGCGCCTCGGAGTGGGCCTCGCCGGTCGTGCTCGTGCTGGCCGTCATCAGCATCGTCTACGGGGCGCTGCTGGCCGTGGGTCAGGACGACATCCGCCGGCTCGTGGCCTACACATCGGTGTCGCACTTCGGCTTCATCATCCTGGGCATCTTCGTGTTCACGACGACGTCGACCGCCGGGTCCGTGCTCTACATGTTCAACCACGGGTTGTCGACGGCCGCGCTGTTCCTCGTCACGGGCATCATGGTCGCGCGTCGCGGGTCGGCGAGCATCGCCGACTTCGGTGGGGTGCAGAAGATCGCCCCCGTGATGTCCGGTGTGCTGCTGATCGCCGGCCTGTCGAGCCTGTCGCTGCCAGGGCTCGCGCCGTTCGTGTCGGAGTTCATGGTGCTCGTCGGTACGTTCACCCGGTCGATCCCGCTCGCGGTCGTCGCGACGCTCGGCATGGTGCTCGCGGCGCTCTACATCCTGATCATGTACCAGCGCACCATGACCGGCCCGTTGGCCGCGGGCGCCGAGGGCGTCACCGACCTCACCACCCGGGAGGTCGCGGCGCTGACCCCGACGCTCGTGCTGATCATCGGCCTGGGATTCTTCCCGCAGCCGGTGCTCGACGTCATCAACCCGGCGGCACGTGACGTCGTCACCACGGTCGGGGTGGGCGACCCACCACCCGAGACGGGCATCCCGCTCGGGTCGGACGAGGGAGGCAACGAATGA